One genomic segment of Nitrospirae bacterium YQR-1 includes these proteins:
- the panC gene encoding pantoate--beta-alanine ligase, which translates to MFEILRSPPAMQQWSQKKHSDGKTIGFVPTMGALHSGHTGLIDASMAENDLTVVSIFVNPTQFSAGEDFEKYPRNYDADSEKLRQTGVDALYFPESSDMYPDSFATFIDVRGISGKLCGAFRPGHFTGVATVVAKLFNIVLPARAYFGLKDYQQCVVIRKMVSDLNMPVMLRFCETLREHDGLAMSSRNIYLNEEQRGNATVVYKALCKAQTLIEKGLLKFKDAADVMMQILNSSVHVSEVQYSSVYDPESLDDIAEHFTEPYSGKTVVLAIAVKIGNTRLIDNLIIAVP; encoded by the coding sequence ATGTTTGAGATACTAAGGTCTCCACCGGCAATGCAACAGTGGTCACAGAAAAAACACTCAGATGGTAAAACCATCGGTTTTGTACCTACAATGGGGGCTCTTCACAGTGGGCATACCGGCCTCATAGACGCCTCAATGGCTGAAAACGACCTGACAGTGGTAAGTATTTTTGTTAATCCAACCCAGTTTTCCGCCGGCGAGGATTTTGAAAAATATCCGCGCAATTATGATGCGGACTCTGAAAAACTGAGACAAACCGGTGTTGACGCCTTGTATTTCCCTGAATCGTCTGATATGTATCCTGATAGCTTTGCAACCTTTATAGATGTCAGGGGGATTTCCGGTAAACTCTGCGGTGCTTTCAGACCCGGGCACTTTACCGGTGTGGCAACAGTTGTTGCCAAGCTTTTTAACATAGTGTTGCCCGCAAGAGCCTATTTTGGGTTAAAAGACTACCAGCAGTGCGTTGTTATCAGAAAAATGGTAAGTGACCTTAACATGCCGGTTATGCTCCGGTTCTGTGAGACTCTCAGAGAACATGACGGGCTTGCAATGAGTTCAAGGAACATTTATCTTAATGAGGAGCAAAGAGGCAATGCAACCGTTGTGTATAAGGCTTTGTGTAAGGCACAAACGCTTATTGAAAAAGGGCTGCTGAAATTTAAAGACGCCGCCGATGTCATGATGCAAATACTGAACTCATCCGTGCATGTTAGCGAAGTTCAGTACAGCAGTGTGTATGACCCTGAGTCGCTTGATGATATTGCGGAGCATTTCACAGAGCCTTACAGTGGAAAGACGGTAGTGCTTGCCATAGCGGTGAAAATTGGAAACACACGTTTGATAGATAATCTTATCATAGCGGTACCCTGA